One Streptomyces sp. P9-A2 DNA window includes the following coding sequences:
- a CDS encoding DegV family protein, producing MSRHVAIVTDSTAYLPDRTMKRHGITAVPLTVVLGDRALEEGTEISTRSLAQALQKRRPVTTSRPGPEVFAETYRRVAEAGATGIVSLHLSAELSGTYDAAVVAAREAPVPVRVVDTGMIAMALGFCALAAAEAAEAGGSVDEAVTAAEKRAVGTAAYFYVDTLDYLRRGGRIGAAQALLGSALAVKPLLQLTDGRIEPLEKVRTASKAIARLEEIAAERAGAADVDIAVHHLAAPERASALADRLKVRVTGLTELHVSEVGAVIGAHTGPGLLGVVVSAR from the coding sequence ATGTCCCGCCATGTCGCTATCGTCACCGACTCAACGGCCTACCTTCCGGACCGGACGATGAAGCGGCACGGCATCACGGCGGTCCCTCTGACCGTGGTCCTCGGCGACCGAGCGCTCGAGGAGGGCACCGAGATCTCCACTCGCTCCCTCGCCCAGGCCCTCCAGAAGCGGCGGCCGGTGACGACGTCCCGGCCCGGCCCCGAGGTCTTCGCCGAGACCTATCGCAGGGTCGCCGAGGCCGGCGCCACGGGCATCGTCTCCCTCCACCTTTCCGCCGAACTCTCCGGCACCTACGACGCGGCGGTCGTCGCGGCCCGGGAGGCGCCGGTGCCGGTGCGGGTGGTGGACACCGGCATGATCGCCATGGCGCTCGGATTCTGCGCGCTCGCGGCGGCGGAGGCCGCGGAGGCGGGGGGCAGCGTGGACGAGGCCGTCACGGCCGCGGAGAAACGGGCCGTCGGCACCGCCGCCTACTTCTACGTCGACACCCTGGACTATCTGCGCCGGGGCGGCCGTATCGGGGCCGCGCAGGCCCTGCTGGGGTCGGCACTCGCCGTGAAGCCGCTGCTCCAGTTGACCGACGGCCGTATCGAACCCCTGGAGAAGGTACGCACGGCGTCGAAGGCCATCGCCCGCCTGGAGGAGATCGCGGCCGAGCGGGCGGGCGCCGCCGACGTCGACATCGCCGTCCACCATCTCGCCGCCCCGGAACGTGCTTCGGCCCTCGCGGACCGGCTGAAGGTGCGGGTGACCGGGCTGACCGAGCTGCACGTCAGTGAGGTCGGCGCGGTGATCGGGGCGCACACGGGGCCCGGCCTGCTGGGGGTCGTGGTCTCGGCCCGGTGA
- a CDS encoding ComEC/Rec2 family competence protein, whose product MTGVAGMAGVTGATGVAGVAGVRSRTDTTDPGRTHTGHVAPTDPTDPAATARPAVHAASGKRLGASHPRQEGPADLRLVPPALAAWATAAVMLHTPPGLVTSTVIASLLLAGVLLTVRSRRTAPGPAVPGRARGRVRSRVSGAAVLLCVAAAAGSAGLHGADLRRGPVPELAREYASVTAEVELTADPRLSRPRAGGSHVVPTAVLIEADVRRVETARDGAEVATRAPVLMIVDARSARPVTRDDGQERARGPEGNSPWLGLLPSTRLRVEARLVPATAGGDRFAAVLRVRGTDGPKTVGEPSAPQRLAGRLRAGLRAATDGLPADARALLPGLVVGDTSRVTPELDEAFRETDLTHTLAVSGANFTILLALLLGPPGLAQYAERRGLASRLGLPLRTTALLGGALSLAFVVVCRPDPSVLRAAACGSVALLALATGRRRSLIPALATAVLLLVLYDPWLARSYGFLLSVLATGALLTLAPRWSTGLRRRGMPPRLAEALAAAGAAQAVCAPVVVVLSARVSLVAVPCNLLAEFALAPATVLGFLALATALPALSVAKALAWCASWPAEWIAWIARTGAALPGAGVDWPGGWAGAALLGALTLVLLPVGRRLLRHPWWCGACALLLVLLVVQPPPLTRAVTGWPPPGWRMVMCDVGQGDAMVLAAGEDTGVVVDAGPDPAPHAASFCGNRNHWNVVNHLTPTSAAWRSLGTRT is encoded by the coding sequence ATGACGGGTGTGGCGGGCATGGCGGGCGTGACGGGTGCTACGGGCGTGGCGGGCGTGGCGGGCGTGAGGAGCCGGACGGACACGACGGACCCCGGGCGGACGCATACGGGGCACGTCGCTCCCACGGACCCCACGGACCCCGCTGCCACCGCCCGGCCGGCCGTGCACGCCGCCTCCGGGAAGCGGCTCGGGGCCTCCCATCCCCGGCAGGAGGGACCGGCCGACCTGCGGCTCGTACCACCCGCGCTGGCGGCCTGGGCCACGGCGGCGGTGATGCTGCACACCCCTCCCGGCCTCGTGACGAGCACAGTGATCGCCTCCCTGCTCCTGGCCGGAGTCCTCCTCACGGTGCGAAGCCGGCGGACGGCTCCGGGACCCGCGGTGCCGGGACGCGCACGTGGACGGGTCCGGTCGCGGGTTTCCGGAGCCGCGGTGCTGCTGTGCGTCGCCGCTGCCGCCGGATCGGCGGGTCTGCACGGTGCCGATCTGCGGCGGGGGCCGGTGCCGGAGCTGGCGCGGGAGTACGCCTCGGTCACCGCCGAGGTCGAACTCACCGCCGACCCCCGGCTCAGTCGGCCGCGGGCCGGCGGCAGCCATGTGGTCCCGACTGCCGTTCTCATCGAGGCCGACGTGCGGCGGGTGGAGACGGCGAGGGACGGAGCGGAGGTGGCGACCCGGGCGCCGGTGCTGATGATCGTCGATGCGCGTTCGGCCCGTCCCGTCACACGGGACGACGGGCAGGAGCGGGCGCGGGGCCCGGAGGGAAATTCGCCGTGGCTGGGGCTGCTGCCGTCCACCCGGCTGCGGGTCGAGGCCCGGCTCGTACCCGCGACGGCGGGCGGTGACCGGTTCGCGGCCGTGCTGCGCGTCAGGGGAACGGACGGGCCGAAGACGGTGGGGGAGCCGTCGGCACCGCAGCGGCTGGCCGGGCGGCTGCGCGCCGGACTGCGGGCGGCGACCGACGGGCTGCCGGCGGACGCGCGCGCCCTGCTGCCGGGACTGGTCGTGGGCGATACCTCACGCGTCACCCCGGAACTGGACGAGGCGTTCAGGGAAACCGACCTCACGCACACCCTGGCTGTTTCCGGGGCGAACTTCACGATCCTCCTCGCCCTGCTCCTCGGCCCGCCGGGGCTGGCGCAGTATGCCGAGCGCCGTGGGCTCGCGTCCCGCCTCGGTCTCCCGTTGCGTACGACCGCGCTGCTCGGCGGGGCGCTCTCGCTCGCCTTCGTCGTCGTGTGCCGGCCGGACCCGAGCGTGCTGCGGGCCGCCGCCTGCGGATCCGTCGCGCTGCTCGCGCTCGCCACCGGCCGCCGCCGGTCCCTGATCCCGGCGCTGGCGACGGCCGTCCTGCTGCTGGTCCTCTACGACCCGTGGCTGGCCCGCAGTTACGGCTTCCTGCTCTCCGTGCTGGCCACCGGCGCCCTGCTCACCCTCGCGCCGCGCTGGAGCACTGGGCTGCGACGGCGCGGAATGCCCCCACGGCTCGCGGAGGCGCTGGCCGCGGCGGGTGCCGCGCAGGCGGTGTGCGCGCCGGTGGTCGTGGTGCTGTCGGCGCGGGTGAGCCTGGTGGCGGTACCGTGCAACCTCCTCGCCGAGTTCGCGCTCGCCCCGGCCACCGTGCTGGGCTTCCTGGCTCTGGCCACCGCCCTGCCGGCGCTGTCGGTGGCGAAGGCGCTGGCCTGGTGCGCGAGTTGGCCCGCGGAGTGGATCGCGTGGATCGCCCGGACCGGGGCGGCGCTGCCCGGCGCCGGGGTCGACTGGCCGGGCGGCTGGGCCGGGGCGGCACTGCTCGGGGCTCTCACCCTGGTCCTCCTGCCGGTCGGCCGGAGACTGCTGCGGCACCCCTGGTGGTGCGGGGCCTGCGCCCTGCTCCTGGTCCTGCTGGTGGTGCAGCCGCCACCGCTGACCCGTGCGGTCACGGGCTGGCCGCCGCCGGGCTGGCGGATGGTGATGTGCGACGTGGGGCAGGGCGACGCGATGGTGCTGGCGGCGGGCGAGGACACCGGTGTGGTCGTGGACGCCGGTCCGGACCCGGCCCCGCACGCCGCCAGCTTCTGTGGCAACCGGAACCACTGGAACGTGGTTAATCATCTCACGCCGACCAGCGCCGCATGGCGGTCGCTCGGTACCCGCACGTGA
- the leuS gene encoding leucine--tRNA ligase, translated as MSETNPVATPEVAAPHRYTAALAAEIEARWQDFWDAEGTYAAPNPVGDLAGDPETVARPKKFIMDMFPYPSGAGLHVGHPLGYIATDVSARFQRMTGHNVLHTLGFDAFGLPAEQYAVQTGTHPRVSTEANIANMKAQLRRLGLGHDRRRSFATIDPDYYKWTQWIFLQIFNSWYDDEAGRARPITELIARFESGERPVPGHTRAWSELSEAERADVLGGFRLAYTSDAPVNWCPGLGTVLANEEVTADGRSERGNFPVFKAKLRQWNMRITAYADRLLSDLDALDWPEAIKLQQRNWIGRSEGARVDFPVDGENITVFTTRPDTLFGATYMVLAPEHPLVGKFTPAAWPEGTHDVWTGGHATPAEAVAAYRAQAASKSDVERQAEAKDKTGVFIGSYATNPVNGEQVPVFIADYVLMGYGTGAIMAVPAGDQRDFEFARAFELPIHCIVEPTDGRGTDTATWEDAFASYDAKIINSSNDEVSLDGLGVAEAKARITEWLERRGIGEGTVNFRLRDWLFSRQRYWGEPFPIVYDEDGTAHPLPESMLPLELPEVDDYSPRTFDPDDADTRPETPLSRNADWVNVTLDLGDGRGPRAYRRETNTMPNWAGSCWYELRYLDPHNSEKLVDPEIEQYWMGPREGMPHGGVDLYVGGAEHAVLHLLYARFWSKVLYDLGHVSSVEPFHKLFNQGMIQAYVYRDSRGIAVPAAEVEEREGAYYHQGEKVSRLLGKMGKSLKNAVTPDEICAEYGADTLRLYEMAMGPLDVSRPWDTRAVVGQFRLLQRLWRNIVDENTGEVTVVDGEPGEDTLRALHKAIDGVRQDLEGMRFNTAIAKVTELNNHLTKQGGPVPRPVAEALVLLVAPLAPHIAEELWRALGHTDSVVHQDFPVADPAYVVDETVTCVVQIKGKVKARLEVPPAISEKELEKAALADEKVVAALDGAGIRKVIVRAPKLVNIVTA; from the coding sequence ATGAGCGAGACGAACCCCGTGGCCACCCCCGAAGTGGCCGCGCCGCACCGCTACACGGCCGCCCTGGCGGCCGAGATCGAGGCACGCTGGCAGGACTTCTGGGACGCCGAGGGGACGTACGCCGCACCGAACCCCGTGGGCGACCTGGCGGGCGACCCGGAGACGGTGGCCCGGCCCAAGAAGTTCATCATGGACATGTTCCCCTACCCCTCGGGTGCTGGACTGCACGTCGGCCACCCCCTGGGATACATCGCCACCGACGTCTCCGCCCGGTTCCAGCGCATGACCGGCCACAACGTCCTGCACACCCTGGGCTTCGACGCATTCGGCCTGCCCGCCGAGCAGTACGCCGTCCAGACCGGCACGCACCCGCGCGTGTCCACCGAGGCCAACATCGCGAACATGAAGGCCCAGCTGCGCCGGCTGGGCCTGGGCCACGACCGGCGCCGGTCGTTCGCCACGATCGACCCGGACTACTACAAGTGGACCCAGTGGATCTTCCTGCAGATCTTCAACTCCTGGTACGACGACGAGGCCGGCCGGGCCCGCCCCATCACCGAGCTGATCGCCCGCTTCGAGTCCGGTGAGCGCCCCGTACCGGGCCACACGCGCGCGTGGAGCGAGCTGAGCGAGGCCGAGCGCGCCGACGTCCTGGGCGGCTTCCGGCTGGCCTACACCTCCGACGCGCCGGTCAACTGGTGCCCCGGGCTGGGCACCGTACTGGCCAACGAGGAGGTCACCGCCGACGGCCGTTCCGAGCGCGGCAACTTCCCGGTCTTCAAGGCGAAGCTGCGCCAGTGGAACATGCGCATCACCGCCTACGCCGACCGGCTGCTGTCGGACCTGGACGCCCTGGACTGGCCCGAGGCCATCAAGCTGCAGCAGCGCAACTGGATCGGCCGCTCCGAGGGCGCCCGCGTCGACTTCCCCGTGGACGGCGAGAACATCACCGTCTTCACCACCCGCCCCGACACCCTGTTCGGCGCGACCTACATGGTGCTGGCCCCCGAGCACCCGCTGGTCGGGAAGTTCACCCCGGCCGCCTGGCCCGAGGGCACCCACGACGTCTGGACCGGGGGTCACGCCACCCCGGCCGAGGCCGTCGCCGCCTACCGCGCGCAGGCCGCCTCCAAGTCCGACGTGGAGCGGCAGGCCGAGGCCAAGGACAAGACCGGCGTCTTCATCGGCTCCTACGCGACCAACCCGGTCAACGGCGAGCAGGTGCCCGTCTTCATCGCCGACTACGTCCTGATGGGCTACGGCACCGGCGCGATCATGGCCGTACCCGCGGGCGACCAGCGCGACTTCGAGTTCGCGCGCGCCTTCGAACTGCCGATCCACTGCATCGTCGAGCCGACGGACGGCCGCGGCACGGACACCGCCACGTGGGAGGACGCCTTCGCGTCGTACGACGCGAAAATCATCAACTCGTCCAACGACGAGGTGAGCCTGGACGGCCTGGGAGTCGCCGAGGCCAAGGCGCGCATCACCGAGTGGCTGGAGCGCCGGGGCATCGGCGAGGGCACCGTCAACTTCCGGCTGCGTGACTGGCTGTTCAGCCGGCAGCGCTACTGGGGCGAACCCTTCCCCATCGTCTACGACGAGGACGGCACCGCCCACCCCCTGCCCGAGTCGATGCTGCCGCTGGAACTGCCCGAGGTCGACGACTACTCCCCGCGCACCTTCGACCCGGACGACGCCGACACCCGGCCCGAGACGCCGCTGTCGCGCAACGCGGACTGGGTCAACGTCACCCTGGACCTGGGCGACGGCCGCGGCCCGCGCGCGTACCGGCGCGAGACCAACACCATGCCCAACTGGGCCGGCTCCTGCTGGTACGAGCTGCGCTACCTGGACCCGCACAACAGCGAGAAGCTGGTCGACCCGGAGATCGAGCAGTACTGGATGGGCCCGCGCGAGGGCATGCCGCACGGCGGCGTCGACCTGTACGTCGGCGGCGCCGAGCACGCCGTCCTGCACCTGCTGTACGCGCGCTTCTGGTCCAAGGTGCTGTACGACCTGGGGCACGTGTCGTCGGTGGAGCCGTTCCACAAGCTGTTCAACCAGGGCATGATCCAGGCCTACGTCTACCGTGACAGCCGCGGCATCGCGGTGCCGGCCGCCGAGGTGGAGGAGCGCGAGGGCGCCTACTACCACCAGGGCGAGAAGGTCTCCCGGCTGCTGGGCAAGATGGGCAAGTCCCTGAAGAACGCGGTCACCCCGGACGAGATCTGCGCCGAGTACGGGGCCGACACGCTGCGCCTGTACGAGATGGCGATGGGCCCGCTGGACGTGTCACGGCCGTGGGACACCCGCGCGGTGGTCGGCCAGTTCCGGCTGCTGCAGCGGCTGTGGCGCAACATCGTCGACGAGAACACCGGCGAGGTGACCGTCGTCGACGGCGAGCCCGGTGAGGACACGCTGCGCGCCCTGCACAAGGCGATCGACGGGGTGCGCCAGGACCTGGAGGGGATGCGCTTCAACACCGCCATCGCCAAGGTCACCGAGCTGAACAACCACCTGACCAAGCAGGGAGGCCCGGTACCGCGCCCGGTCGCCGAGGCCCTGGTGCTGCTGGTGGCGCCGCTGGCCCCGCACATCGCCGAGGAGCTGTGGCGCGCGCTGGGCCACACCGACTCGGTCGTCCACCAGGACTTCCCGGTCGCCGACCCGGCGTACGTCGTCGACGAGACCGTCACCTGTGTGGTGCAGATCAAGGGCAAGGTGAAGGCCCGCCTGGAGGTCCCGCCGGCCATCTCCGAGAAGGAGCTGGAGAAGGCCGCGCTGGCCGACGAGAAGGTCGTCGCCGCGCTGGACGGGGCCGGGATCCGCAAGGTGATCGTGCGGGCGCCCAAGCTGGTGAACATCGTGACGGCGTGA
- a CDS encoding ferric reductase-like transmembrane domain-containing protein: protein MRPDDSTADDWFAEFLNFGVGVLSLVCLSCSVIWGLVAQDRVLLGPRQRILAQAVHRTTAVASVAFLLVHIGIKLALDHTTWIAAVIPFGLLLTDDEAVTGRSFLIGLGTLAGMLMIFVGITGVLRNRFASPAPVAARWRAMHMLAYPAWCAALVHGLYAGRSAKPIFLILYGLSLLGVMAALFLRASPARVKRKVADRVTAVLGLAEQQGRDKLDESRARSAEASSPGYEGGGRRDSRPRSERPAPAARPLYETAERVAPPAPDPANGFAAAYRAVSTPPQPQQPLYADQTARMELPLDMQPTQAVPTFDGQMMGGQAMGGPTMGGQTMEAPRVDGPSSTSGSWPVPSPPPVGEAPPSAYDPLQDTGYSIPTYDNSAASGYGSSDVRDTGESNGLYNAYNPSDTYNSGPATDPSPGASYDFDAPGSGEPWNTPSGGFK, encoded by the coding sequence ATGAGGCCGGACGACAGCACGGCGGACGACTGGTTCGCCGAGTTCCTCAACTTCGGCGTGGGCGTTCTGTCGCTCGTTTGCCTGAGCTGCTCGGTGATCTGGGGACTGGTCGCCCAGGACCGGGTCCTGCTCGGTCCGCGCCAGCGCATCCTGGCGCAGGCGGTGCACCGGACGACCGCGGTCGCCTCGGTCGCCTTCCTGCTGGTGCACATCGGCATCAAGCTGGCCCTGGACCACACGACGTGGATCGCCGCGGTGATCCCCTTCGGCCTGCTCCTCACCGACGACGAGGCGGTGACCGGCAGGTCCTTCCTCATCGGCCTGGGCACCCTGGCCGGAATGCTGATGATCTTCGTCGGCATCACCGGCGTCCTGCGCAACCGCTTCGCCTCGCCGGCCCCCGTCGCGGCCCGCTGGCGCGCCATGCACATGCTGGCCTACCCGGCCTGGTGCGCCGCGCTGGTGCACGGGCTCTACGCGGGTCGATCGGCGAAGCCGATCTTCCTGATCCTGTACGGCCTGTCCCTGCTCGGCGTCATGGCGGCCCTCTTCCTGCGCGCCTCCCCGGCGCGGGTCAAGCGCAAGGTCGCCGACCGGGTCACCGCCGTGCTCGGCCTCGCCGAACAGCAGGGCCGCGACAAGCTCGACGAGAGCCGGGCCCGCTCCGCGGAGGCGTCGTCTCCCGGGTACGAGGGCGGCGGCAGACGGGACTCCCGGCCCCGTTCCGAGCGCCCCGCGCCGGCCGCCCGGCCGTTGTACGAGACCGCCGAACGCGTCGCACCGCCGGCCCCGGACCCCGCGAACGGCTTCGCGGCCGCCTACCGCGCGGTCTCCACCCCGCCCCAGCCGCAGCAGCCCCTCTACGCCGACCAGACCGCCCGCATGGAGCTGCCTCTGGACATGCAGCCCACGCAGGCCGTCCCCACCTTCGACGGCCAGATGATGGGCGGCCAGGCGATGGGCGGGCCGACCATGGGCGGACAGACCATGGAGGCACCGCGTGTGGACGGCCCCTCCAGCACCTCGGGCAGCTGGCCCGTCCCGTCCCCGCCGCCGGTCGGCGAAGCCCCGCCGTCGGCCTACGACCCGCTCCAGGACACCGGATACAGCATCCCCACCTACGACAATTCGGCCGCCTCCGGCTACGGCTCGAGTGATGTGCGCGACACCGGTGAGTCGAACGGCCTCTACAACGCGTACAACCCGAGTGACACGTACAACAGCGGTCCCGCCACTGATCCATCTCCCGGTGCGTCGTACGACTTCGACGCACCGGGATCGGGCGAACCTTGGAACACGCCTTCCGGAGGCTTTAAGTGA
- the holA gene encoding DNA polymerase III subunit delta yields the protein MARKTAQDDPLVPVTLAVGQEDLLLDRAVQEVVAAARAADADTDVRDLTPDQLQPGTLAELTSPSLFSERKVVVVRNAQDLSADTVKDVKAYLGAPAEEITLVLLHAGGAKGKGLLDAARKAGAREVACPKMTKPADRLAFVRGEFRATGRSATPEACQALVDSIGSDLRELAAAVSQLASDIEGTIDEAVVGRYYTGRAEASSFTVADRAVEGRAAEALEALRWSLATGVAPVLITSALAQGVRAIGKLSSARGGRPADLARELGMPPWKIDRVRQQMRSWTPDGVSVALRAVAEADAGVKGGGQDPGYALEKAVVIIARAARSKGRA from the coding sequence ATGGCCAGGAAGACAGCTCAAGACGACCCTCTCGTCCCGGTGACGCTCGCCGTGGGCCAGGAGGACCTCCTGCTCGACCGTGCCGTGCAGGAGGTGGTGGCCGCCGCGAGGGCGGCCGACGCCGACACGGACGTACGCGATCTCACTCCGGACCAGCTCCAGCCCGGCACCCTCGCCGAGCTGACCAGTCCCTCGCTCTTCTCCGAGCGCAAGGTCGTGGTCGTGCGCAATGCGCAGGACCTGTCGGCCGACACCGTCAAGGACGTGAAGGCGTACCTCGGGGCGCCCGCCGAGGAGATCACGCTCGTCCTGCTGCACGCGGGCGGCGCCAAGGGCAAGGGCCTGCTCGACGCGGCGCGCAAGGCGGGGGCGCGGGAGGTGGCCTGCCCGAAGATGACGAAGCCGGCGGACCGGCTGGCCTTCGTGCGGGGCGAGTTCAGGGCCACCGGGAGGTCGGCCACACCGGAGGCGTGCCAGGCGCTGGTCGACTCGATCGGCAGCGATCTGCGGGAGCTGGCGGCGGCCGTGTCCCAGCTGGCGTCGGACATCGAGGGCACGATCGACGAGGCCGTCGTCGGCCGGTACTACACCGGGCGGGCCGAGGCGTCGAGCTTCACGGTCGCCGACCGCGCGGTCGAGGGGCGGGCGGCGGAGGCGCTGGAGGCGCTGCGCTGGTCGCTGGCGACGGGGGTGGCACCGGTGCTGATCACCAGCGCGCTCGCCCAGGGTGTACGGGCGATCGGGAAGCTGTCGTCGGCGCGCGGGGGCAGACCGGCCGATCTGGCGCGGGAGCTGGGCATGCCGCCGTGGAAGATCGACCGGGTGCGGCAGCAGATGCGGAGCTGGACCCCCGACGGCGTGTCCGTGGCGTTGCGCGCGGTGGCCGAGGCGGACGCCGGAGTCAAGGGCGGCGGGCAGGACCCGGGGTACGCCCTGGAGAAGGCGGTCGTCATCATCGCCCGCGCGGCCAGGTCGAAGGGCCGGGCGTAG
- a CDS encoding ComEA family DNA-binding protein: MALRSQSRSRSLSRSAAATSGPGRAPASDGRARHRRPATVGAGAGIAMGTGPRPGGRARRAYRLRDGRDRAASAEELRRRAEALFGEPAGRDSRGVGGAGRARGVPNWAVDDGDEPVARSRRGTVATEGDVDVGGGRTWEEVPEPVAPDPVVPGERRPTGRVGLALRERLPLWVRTRCGLERRSVVALSVVLVVAVGFAVQHFWAGRTQPVRAPEVVGAAVPHRGNGTESPPVASAGAADEAGGTSTGTGVAGAGTALPEIVVDVGGKVRDPGVHRLPAGSRVADALRAAGGVRPGTSTEGLNRARFLVDGEQLIVGGPAPASAPGVGPAPAAGGPAGTAPGAGAATPVSLNIATLDQLDGLPGVGPVLAQHILDYRTRNGGFRSVDELREVNGIGDRRFADLRNLVRP, from the coding sequence ATGGCACTTCGATCACAATCACGTTCGCGTTCCCTTTCACGTTCGGCGGCGGCGACCAGTGGCCCGGGCCGCGCGCCCGCGTCCGACGGCCGCGCCCGGCACCGTCGGCCGGCCACTGTCGGGGCCGGGGCCGGGATCGCCATGGGGACCGGGCCGAGGCCCGGCGGGCGGGCTCGGCGCGCGTACCGGCTCCGGGACGGACGGGACCGTGCTGCCTCGGCGGAGGAGCTTCGGCGCAGGGCGGAGGCGCTGTTCGGGGAACCGGCCGGACGCGACAGCCGGGGCGTCGGAGGGGCCGGGCGTGCCCGGGGTGTGCCGAACTGGGCCGTGGATGACGGGGACGAGCCGGTGGCGCGATCCCGGAGGGGCACGGTCGCGACCGAGGGGGATGTGGACGTCGGGGGCGGGCGGACGTGGGAGGAGGTTCCCGAGCCGGTCGCCCCGGACCCGGTGGTGCCGGGGGAGCGTCGGCCGACCGGTCGGGTGGGGCTCGCGTTGAGGGAACGGCTGCCGTTGTGGGTGCGGACGCGGTGCGGGCTGGAACGGCGGAGCGTGGTCGCGCTGTCGGTGGTGCTGGTGGTGGCGGTGGGGTTCGCGGTGCAGCACTTCTGGGCCGGGCGGACGCAGCCCGTGCGGGCACCGGAGGTGGTCGGGGCGGCCGTGCCCCACCGCGGGAACGGAACGGAGAGCCCGCCGGTGGCCTCGGCGGGAGCCGCTGACGAGGCCGGCGGCACGAGTACGGGCACGGGCGTGGCGGGCGCGGGTACGGCGCTGCCCGAGATCGTGGTCGACGTCGGCGGCAAGGTGCGCGACCCGGGGGTCCACCGTCTCCCGGCCGGCTCACGGGTCGCGGACGCGCTGCGGGCGGCGGGCGGAGTACGGCCCGGAACCAGCACCGAAGGGCTCAACCGGGCCCGCTTCCTCGTGGACGGGGAGCAGCTGATCGTCGGTGGCCCGGCACCGGCATCGGCGCCGGGAGTCGGTCCGGCACCGGCGGCGGGCGGCCCGGCCGGAACGGCACCGGGCGCCGGAGCCGCGACACCGGTGTCCCTCAACATCGCGACGCTGGACCAGCTGGACGGCCTCCCGGGGGTCGGCCCCGTACTGGCCCAGCACATCCTCGACTACCGCACCCGCAACGGTGGTTTCCGCTCGGTGGACGAACTGCGGGAAGTGAACGGCATCGGCGACCGCCGCTTCGCGGACCTGCGGAATCTCGTACGGCCATGA